NNNNNNNNNNNNNNNNNNNNNNNNNNNNNNNNNNNNNNNNNNNNNNNNNNNNNNNNNNNNNNNNNNNNNNNNNNNNNNNNNNNNNNNNNNNNNNNNNNNNNNNNNNNNNNNNNNNNNNNNNNNNNNNNNNNNNNNNNNNNNNNNNNNNNNNNNNNNNNNNNNNNNNNNNNNNNNNNNNNNNNNNNNNNNNNNNNNNNNNNNNNNNNNNNNNNNNNNNNNNNNNNNNNNNNNNNNNNNNNNNNNNNNNNNNNNNNNNNNNNNNNNNNNNNNNNNNNNNNNNNNNNNNNNNNNNNNNNNNNNNNNNNNNNNNNNNNNNNNNNNNNNNNNNNNNNNNNNNNNNNNNNNNNNNNNNNNNNNNNNNNNNNNNNNNNNNNNNNNNNNNNNNNNNNNNNNNNNNNNNNNNNNNNNNNNNNNNNNNNNNNNNNNNNNNNNNNNNNNNNNNNNNNNNNNNNNNNNNNNNNNNNNNNNNNNNNNNNNNNNNNNNNNNNNNNNNNNNNNNNNNNNNNNNNNNNNNNNNNNNNNNNNNNNNNNNNNNNNNNNNNNNNNNNNNNNNNNNNNNNNNNNNNNNNNNNNNNNNNNNNNNNNNNNNNNNNNNNNNNNNNNNNNNNNNNNNNNNNNNNNNNNNNNNNNNNNNNNNNNNNNNNNNNNNNNNNNNNNNNNNNNNNNNNNNNNNNNNNNNNNNNNNNNNNNNNNNNNNNNNNNNNNNNNNNNNNNNNNNNNNNNNNNNNNNNNNNNNNNNNNNNNNNNNNNNNNNNNNNNNNNNNNNNNNNNNNNNNNNNNNNNNNNNNNNNNNNNNNNNNNNNNNNNNNNNNNNNNNNNNNNNNNNNNNNNNNNNNNNNNNNNNNNNNNNNNNNNNNNNNNNNNNNNNNNNNNNNNNNNNNNNNNNNNNNNNNNNNNNNNNNNNNNNNNNNNNNNNNNNNNNNNNNNNNNNNNNNNNNNNNNNNNNNNNNNNNNNNNNNNNNNNNNNNNNNNNNNNNNNNNNNNNNNNNNNNNNNNNNNNNNNNNNNNNNNNNNNNNNNNNNNNNNNNNNNNNNNNNNNNNNNNNNNNNNNNNNNNNNNNNNNNNNNNNNNNNNNNNNNNNNNNNNNNNNNNNNNNNNNNNNNNNNNGCTGCTGCAGTagttgctgctgcagaaattGTGGTTGCTGCAgtagttgctgctgctgctgttggtgctGCTGTTGCTTCTACTGCTGTTGCTTCCACTGATGTTGCAGTAGTTGTGGTTGCTGCAgtagttgctgctgctgcagtagTTGCTTTTGTGTTGACTCTGCTCGTTTTCTCAGCCTTTGTCTGCCTGTGAAGGAAACAGATCAAGGTCAATCACTTTGAATCACACCTGAAACTCATGcaagtgtttttacaaaatattacattcaGTTAAAAACTGGTTTTCATCTCAGATATGTTTGAGCACACTGGCGTTTATGCATTCCTGATGTTCAGAGCATCATAGAGATGCCAATTTGCTACTAAAACAACTACATTCCTATAAAACAATCCCACttacatttcttttgctttcaggAGTGATCTGATGATGTCTTGAGCCTGACGTCCCTCAGGGTCAAGGCAGCGCTGGGTTTCATCTTTGAGGATGACACTGCAAgagatggaaaaacatttaaataaaacaactttcaaTCAATACTCAGTGATCATTCTAATCATTATTTGCTCTTGAAAATActtacatcacttcctgtttgctgcagtatGGACCAGGTTGATGCACTCTCACATCAGCGATGAGATGGGGTCTTACTGCTGAAATCGTTTTTATGCACTGGCACCTCATAATACCTGGAGAACAAATGACAGCATAAATTAAGATGTGGTTtaattatgaacatttttaatcacaGGTCTCATGACTGTAGAATATTTTCGCACACTTACTAGCTGAGGAGCAGACGGCGATGCAGGCCAGAAGAACGATGCACTGGATCCCAGAGTTCATCTTTACCTCAGCTTGTGAAGATCAGTGGTTTCTTCTGCAGTGATTTGCCTCGTCTTTGACGTGAAGCGTTCTTCACTCCTGAGTCTGTTTGACTGTGCAGCTCCATCACCATCTCGTTTTATACGCTCACACCGAGGCGAAAACCTGCCAGGTGAGTCTTCTTAGGAACTGATCTAAATAAARAAAACTTTCCCTCTTCCCAACTTTCACTGCCCCCGTGTCGTTTTCCTCTGAATCYGGAGGAGCAGACTTCCRACACGTCACAAAACAATCCGGTTGTGTTGAAACTCGGCCGCCTTCGAGGCATTTTGTCTGTGGGTGTTGGATAAATAAACAGATCAGGATCTGCAGGTTAGAGAAGACAGATAACTCAACCGTCACAGTGGTGGtcggaaatatttatttattagcacTAATTCAGTTATAAAGATCATTAATCAACGGTTTCCTCTGCTGCAATATGAACCCTAAACCTGCAACCACAGATATAATGTAAATGTTTAGACTCAAGTATATTCAAGTGTTAGAACGGCCCAATCAAAGCCCAGACCTGAATAGAAATGGATGTTTATTGAGGCTCTTTAATACAGCTGAGTTTAAGCTMTTTGAAAAGAAGAACTGAAGAAACTTTCAGTCCCCAGATTTGTAAAGTTGTTAGAAACAAAcccaaataaacataaagttgTATTTGCATCAAATGTTTCcactttaaaactattttccattttcttttagtttacaGTTTTGAGttagtttgtgttgttttgtcacACAAATCCCAAAAGGTAGGAACATCTARAGATCATGAAAATCAGTCTGAATCTTTGATTTCCACTCTGTTTCATCGTTACTGCAGAAGCGATCATGTGTTATACTTCACTACATCTTCTGATGAGTCAatggtttttctctttttgacattttgactgcagcagttcacacacacaatgcTGCCACCTCTTGGCTCACTGTCCCCTCTGTGCTGCACAATCTCAGGTCTTCATGGTTCGGTGGCAGATGACGGTTTTCTGATCAAACACAACAATTAATCAGAGAAATAGATCAAAACCGAGACGCTGTCAGATTTTCtagctgaactgaactgatctTTGTGTCTTACTACTACGCCTCCGGGACTCTGGCACGCTGCCACCAGATGAATCATTATTCCTCCAACTTTGACAGAGACTGAGGCCTGGAATCCAGATAACGGCAACGCTTTCCATGAGCGGAGATGTGCTGCAACCTGTCACAGCTGGAAAACAGCCAAGTACTCAGTCACTTTGTTATTTTCGTAATAGAAGtcaatttaaaacagatttcacGGTTACTTTATTCAGCCACGTGTGTATCAttcttttccaaaaatgtaGCAGCAATAATACGGCAAACgcagagatttattttacagcaaGAGCAGCAAGAGATCAGATAAAGATCCATGATGGattcaaaaacaacttaatcAGGTACTAATTATTAGACACCAAGGTActagcgtgtgtgtgtgtttttgtaaatgaaGTGGATTCACACCATATTTCTAAAACAGACCACCCACTGGCTGCATTAACTCAGTAAGCGCTCTAATGGTCCCACAACTACtgttgaaaaacaaattgtgttgTGGTTGGACTAAGGCTCGTCAACATTTGAGAAATATATTCAGTTTGACATCATTCAAAACACAGGATGTGACATATTTTATAGTCATTCAACTACAGAGGCCAGATGATGACGCTCTGAACGTTTAACCCTTCAGAGGAACTGGTTTGAGGTTCAGTTCACACAGAGCTGTGAAAACGAATCCGTTGCTTCCCTCAGACAGACAGGAGGTATTTCTCCAGATGATTTACAGCAGGCTGAAACATTTGACCCATGAATCCAACTACCACATAAGAGCCTGAAACGAAGACACGCGACCTTGAACATGAAGCTGAACATGTTCCTGCTGGGTGTGAGGGAAACGGCTTCATGTCGTTCACTTTGTTTTACTGCCCTCCATTAAAACAGTTGCCATCAAAAATGACATGACTCAAACCGTACGTCttactttttaccttttttctccactgttgaACAGTTTTTAATCAGACACCTGAAT
The DNA window shown above is from Poecilia reticulata strain Guanapo linkage group LG14, Guppy_female_1.0+MT, whole genome shotgun sequence and carries:
- the LOC103476162 gene encoding growth-regulated alpha protein-like produces the protein MNSGIQCIVLLACIAVCSSASIMRCQCIKTISAVRPHLIADVRVHQPGPYCSKQEVIVILKDETQRCLDPEGRQAQDIIRSLLKAKEMQTKAEKTSRVNTKATTAAAATTAATTTTATSVEATAVEATAAPTAAAATTAADKG